The Thermococcus eurythermalis genomic sequence TAAGGCGTATCTCTACGTTGAAGTAACGGCATACTCTGATTGTGGAAAGTTAAATGCAATGATTAATTGGATAGAGGGATATTAATTGGATGAAAAGGTGAGAACATGAGGCGGCCTACCCTCCTCTTTCTGTTTTTCCTTTTGATACTGCTGTCCCCACTAACATCCGCTCAGCCTTACTGGCTCAAAGAGGGCGTTTATTTTAAGTATGTGGCTGAAGGAGAGCATTCCGTGGCTATAACCCAGGATTCATCCACTTACAGGGGCTCCTATGGTGAGCTGTTCTGGAGGGTGGTGAAAGTTGAAAATGGCCTTGTCACCGTTGAGGCTGTTTTAAAAGCGGAGAACCTGACTGAAGAGCGCTATACTGAGCTCCCACACGAAGAAGCCCTCAAAAGATTAAATGAGCTAATCTCCCTTTACGAAGGAAAAGAGCCCTCAACAACTATGGGCTCCTGCAGGCTGTATCCCGTGGAAAACGAGACGTGGGGAAAGGGCATAGCAAGAATCTGCAACGAAACGGCTTCCATCGAATTCTCGAACTATACATATGCTGTTTTGGTTGAACGAGATAGAGGTGTAGAGTTCATCAGAAGGGCCGTTCCAAAAATTGTGAGAAGGACAGTCTTTGAGATTGACCTGAGAGATAACGTCTTAGTCTACAATGGAACTCCTCTGGGAAAAAACCTTCTTTTTATACTTCCCGATAAAATTCCACAGGAAGGAGAGGTTCTGTTTAGTGTTCTTGGTCAGGAAGTGAAAGTTACAAAGAGCATAATCCTTAACGATACCGTAATTCATACACCTTTCAGGACATTCAAACCCCCCATACTGTTTATTCGGACAAATATGGTGGCTGGCAATGGGTGGCAAGGTATGAGCGGCATCTACTACGATATGTCGAGTGGAATTCTGGTGACGGGTTTTATGCCAGTATCACCGCTCTGGGAAGCGTTTGGGTTCTCATCGGTGGCCCTATTTGATGAAGACTCCAAAAGAAGCAGGGGGGAGATGGGAGGGTTTGGAATGGTTCTGGCAGACACAAACGCGGAGTTAGTCCTGACAAAACGTCTGACTGGGGTGGAAATCCCGAAGCTCTCTTTCATCGTCTTTATCCTTTCCGTGTTTCTGCTCGCCGTTTGTGGGGCGGTAAAAATCAGGAGGTGGGATGCATGAGAGCGCTCGTTAAGCATGAACTCCAGGAGCCCACTAAACTCTCAGTCCTCCTCCTTTTTAGCGTCCTTATCTCAGCCGCATATAAAGCATTTCTCATTGGTTACAAGAGTAGCTTCTCCTCCACTTATCCTCACTTCCACTTACACAGGGTTTTCGTGGAAATGGGCCACTCTAATATGACCTTTTACCTTTTTGCAACTCTTATGGCCTCATCTATTGTAGGAATATCCACGAGAACTGAGAGGGACACTGGAGTTGCACTGAGCATCTATGCCCTCCCGTATTCAAGGAAGGCCATTTTGACGGCCAAGTTCTTTTCGAATTTCCTCCTGATTTTTGTGTATTCTCTGGCACTTCATGTTGTTGTGTTTGTCCTTCACTTCTCCGGGACTCTTGAAGGTGTCTTGAATGCCTTGCGTGAAGGTATTCCTTTTGTAATCATCTTCTACATCATCGTTACGTTCTATGTCGTGTCACTGTCATCTTTCGTCGCCATTTCATCTCCAAACACATACGTGGCAATCATGGTATCATTTTTGGCCCTATATTTCCCTGTTCTGGCTAACATTAAATGGCTGATGCCAGCCCTCACTGAATGGTGGGAAGCAGGGCTTAGCACCTATGCAACGTCCTTCAAGACCCTGATTTTTCTCTCCACCGTGCTTTTCATTGCCTATATCATCATAGGGGAGCGGAGGGATGTTAGATGAGGACTCTGAAATTCTTCCTTTCGTCAGTCTTAATCCTGATTTTTGTCTCCCTGCTATTCCAAGTGAGGTTTTCCACCGATGACCTCGTGTATCACTCAATCGGTATAGGGGGAAGTGAATACGGGGGCGTTTACTCCCCCTCCGCAGCCTCGGTTGAGGTGTCTCTGTCCTGCTCCAATAAAACTCAGGTATTTGTCAGGGACGTAGAAGAGAATATCCCCATTTATACCATAACGGTTTATGGGAGCGATTTAGTCCCCATGATTTTTCCACATCCCGGTCACTATGAGTTTTCTTTGAATTCCACCGAGACACACTGCTCAATAATTATAAAACCCATAGAGGTCGGGTTCCCTACTGAAAACTGGAACGCTCACTTTATTTTGGGCTCGCTAACTGCCCTTTCGCTGGCCTTCCTGATCTGGAGGGATGGACGATGATAATTGAAGCAAAAAACCTCCAGAAAAGGTTCGGCCCAATCGTAGCTCTCGATGATGTGAATATTAAAGTCCTCAAGGGCCTAACCCTGCTCTTGGGGCCCAATGGGGGAGGGAAATCAACGTTCATGAAGCTTGCCCTGGGTCTTTACAAACCGACCAGGGGAGAGATAAAGCTCCTAGGAAGGAACCCGTGGAAAGACGCGAACGTACGAAAAAATGTGGGCGCCTCTTTTGATCCTCCCGCACTCCCAAAGTTTGTGAGCGGCAGGGAGTGGCTGTCTTTTCTTGCGGAGGGCAAAGGCGTTGATGCCGAAGAAGAGATAGCCAAAGTCTCTGAAATGTTCAATCTGGAAGCCTTCCTGAACAGGAGGATAGATAGGTACTCCTCAGGGATGCTCAAGCGTCTGAGCATAGCCCAGGCCTTTATCGGAAATCCCAGGGTGGTTTTTCTCGACGAACCTCTGGCCAACATAGACTTTGACAGTGTTGCGCAGATTGTCTCAGTTATCGCCCAAGAAAAGGAAAAAGGGACGAGCTTCGTGGTAATTTCCCATATATGGGAGCCCCTGCTGCCACTGGCGGATTACGCGGTGGTGCTAAGCGCGGGCAGGGTTTATCTAGCAGGAAGGGTGGGGGATGTGAAAGAAGGTTTGGAAAACCTATTTAAATCTAGCAACTTCTCTATTAGGCATTTCTCGAAATCACCCGGTTCGGATCTTTAGTAGCAGCAGAAAAATCTGTGTGTAGTAAAATTCTTGATAACGATTAATTAAGGTGCTGTCTGAAGCGCTGGCACGATAAATGCTGAGGTGGTTAGCGTGAAGCGCTCTAAGACTCTATACTCTGCCCTTCTTCTTGTTTTTCTGTTAATTGCTGGTGGAACTTATTACCTCCATGTTCGAGATTCTGGTAATACGATGGAACCCCAGATAAAGTTCAATGCAACGGGTCTTGACTCAATAGGTCCGAACATGACTCTCGTATACAAAGCCCGAGAATACTCTGGGAAGACACTCGTCCAGAACTCGACGAGAACCTTCATCATAACCCGGGAGGGAAACACTACTAAAATCCTTGAGAGGTTTAAAATCGAATGGCGGGCGCCCGATTACTCGATTTCTAAAGGAGAAAACCGAGCTGAGATAGTTGGCTCAAACTCCATTGTCTATCAATCTGATGGTTCAATCTTCGTTGAAGGGGAACGGGCTGAGGTCGAGCTCTTTAGGATTGGATACCCCTACTCTCCCGTATTCGAGCGACTAAAGGCTGAAAAGGGCTACACCCTAAGGCTATGCTGTGCCAATCTCACTGTGGAGGATGTGAGGACTATAAACGGGAGAGAATGTATCATAGTGAAAGCGGAAACTGAAGATGCCACTCTCAAACTTCTCATCGACTCCAAGACTCGCCTGCTCCTGTGGGATTACGGGGTTTCCAAAGACGTGAAGGGTTCATGGTGGGAGGACTGGCTGGTTTCCTCTAAGTGAGAGATCCCATGGAAGCTTTCCAAAAGCTTCAGCGCCGGCGGAAGAGTTAGTGTCTTTTTAGAATTTTTTGCTGATTTTTATTGGGGTTTTCTGTGTATCTCAGGGTAACTAGTTTGATTTAACCCTCTCAGATTGCTCTTTTGTTAGTGCACAATTGACCTTTTGCCCATTAATAAGGAGGACACTCTTTGGTCAAGCTTTGCGCAAGCAAAGGTTGATAAACCCCTCAACGAAGCACCGCATATGAGCCACTACTACTCTGAGGAGCCGAACGTCCCTCTGAAGACGAAGACCATAGAGGTCTGCCTTAGGGGTTACTGCTTCAAGTTCATCACGGCGAGCGGTGTCTTCTCCTTCGGGAAGCTCGACAGGGGCACGGAACTTCTCATAGAGAACATGGTTCTCGATAGGAACTGGCGCGTTCTGGATTTAGGCTGTGGATACGGGGCGATTGGCATAGTTGCATCTCGCTTCGTGGACTACGTTGTGATGACCGACGTGAACAGGCGCGCGGTTAGCATAGCGAGGAAAAACTTAAAAATCAACGGCGTTAGAAACGCCGAAGTTAGATGGGGCAGTCTCTACGAGCCCGTTAAAGGCGAGAAATTTGAGGCAATCATCACCAATCCCCCCGTGCACGCGGGAAAGGATGTGCTGAGGGAAATAGTTATAAACGCTCCCCGGCATCTCAACGATGGTGGCCTCCTGCAACTGGTGATTAAGACGAAGCAGGGGGCAAAGTATATTAAGGCCCTCATGGAGGAGACCTTCACCGAAGTGAGAGAACTCGCCAAGGGGAGCGGTTACCGCGTGTACGCCGGGATTGCCTAGCCTGGGAAGGCGCGGGCCTTGAGAGCCCGTGGGCGTTTGCCCGCCGGGGTTCAAATCCCCGTCCCGGCGCCAAAATCCCTTTGATTCCCAAGAGGGATTGGGAGGTGTGTTGATAATGACCGAGAACTTCAGGCACATAGTCCGCGTTGCGGGCGTTGATTTGGATGGACACAAGCAGTTGAGATGGGCACTGACAGGGATTAAGGGAATAGGGATAAACTTCGCAACGATGGTGCTCAGGGTTGCAGGACTCGACCCCTACATGAAGGCCGGATACCTCACCGACGAGCAGGTCAAGCTGATCGAGAAGATACTTGAGGATCCCGTTGCCCACGGAATCCCGGCTTGGGCCGTCAACAGGCCGAAGGACTACGAGACCGGTAAGGACATGCACCTCATTACCGCCAAGCTCGTTATGGCCTGGCGTGAGGACGTCAACAGGCTCAGGCGCATCAGGGCTTACCGCGGTATAAGGCACGAGCTCGGACTGCCGGTTCGCGGTCAGAGAACCAGGTCGAACTTCAGGCACGGAACTACGGTCGGTGTTAGCAGGAGGAAGAAGTGAGGTGGTGTAAATGGGAGACCCGAAGAGGCAGAGAAAGAAGTATGAGACTCCCTCTCACCCGTGGATTAAGGAGAGGCTTGACCGCGAGAGGGTTCTGAAGAGGAAGTACGCCCTCAAGAACAAGAAGGAGCTCTGGCGCCACGAGACCCAGCTCAAGGAGTTCAGGCGTAGGGCGAGGCGCCTTCTCGCCGCCCGCGGTAAGCAGGCCGAAATCGAGAGGCAGCAGCTCCTCCAGAGGCTCCACAGGCTCGGCCTTCTCCCGGCCGACGCCGTTCTTGATGACGTTCTCTCACTCACCGTCGAGGACGTCCTTGAGAGGCGCCTCCAGACCATCGTCTACAAGAAGGGGCTCGCCAGGACCATCAAGCAGGCCAGGCAGCTCATAGTCCACGGCCACATCGAGGTCAACGGCCAGATAATCCGCTCACCTGGCTACCTCGTCCTCCGCGAGGAGGAGGACACGATAACCTACGCTAAGAACTCACCCTTCGCTAAGGAGTCCCACCCGGAGAGGGTTGTTATTGAACAGGCCAAGCAGGGTGGTGAGGCATGAGCGAGGAGCAGACCCAGCAGGTTAGCCTTAAGAAGAAGGAGAAGTGGGGAGTTGCCCACATTTACTCCTCTTACAACAACACCATCATCCACATCACCGACATAACCGGCGCGGAAACCGTCTCCCGCTGGAGCGGTGGTATGGTCGTCAAGGCCGACAGGGACGAGCCCTCTCCCTACGCGGCTATGATTGCCGCCAGGAGGGCCGCCGAGGAGGCCATGGAGAAGGGCTTCGTTGGAGTCCACATCAAGGTCCGCGCCCCCGGAGGAAGCAAGAGCAAGAGCCCCGGTCCGGGTGCCCAGGCCGCCATTAGGGCCCTCGCCAGGGCTGGCCTTAAGATTGGGCGCGTCGAGGACGTCACGCCCATACCGCACGACGGAACCAGGCCCAAGGGCGGTAGGCGCGGAAGGCGCGTCTGACCCCTACAACTTCTTTTTTGGTGATGCAAATGGAGCCGAAGTTTGAAATTCTTGAAAAGAGGGAGGACTCGATAAAGTTCATCGTCAGAGGCATAGATGTTGCCTTCGCCAACGCCCTCAGGAGGACTATTTTGGCGGAGGTTCCGACCTTTGCGGTTGACGAGGTCGAGTTCTTTGAGAACGATTCCGCCCTTTTCGACGAGATAATCGCCCACAGGCTGGCTATGGTTCCGCTCACAACGCCCGTCGAGAGGTTTTCGCTCGATTCGCTTGAACTTGACGACTACACTGTCACGCTCTCCCTCGAAATTGAGGGGCCGGGTATGGTCTACTCCGGCGACCTTAAGAGCAGTGACGAGGGGGTAAAGCCCGCGAACCCGAACATACCGATAGTCAAGCTTGCTGAGGGGCAGCGGCTTACGCTCAACGCCTACGCCAGACTCGGCCGCGGTAAGGACCATGCCAAGTGGCAGCCGGGCTTTGTCTACTACAAGTACCTCACGAAAATCCACGTCAGCAAGGAAGTTCCCGACTGGGGGGAGCTCAAGGAGCTCGCAGAGAGGCGCGGCCTTCCCGTTGAAGAGACCGAGGACGAGCTGGTCATAACCACCACGAAGGCTTTCTATCTGCCGAGGAAGTTCGAGGCCTACGAGGGCGACAAGATCCGCGAAGAGATAGTGCCCGGGGCATTTGTCTTTACGGTGGAGACAAACGGAGAACTCCCCGTTGAGGAAATCGTTAGCATAGCGCTCAAGATACTCATGAGGAAGAGCGATAGATTTATAAACGAACTCCATAAATTAGCCGACTGACGCGGGGGTAGCCGAGCCTGGCCAAAGGCGCGGGATTCAGGGTCCCGTCCCGTAGGGGTTCCGGGGTTCAAATCCCCGCCCCCGCACCATAATGCTCACCCCGTCCACCTGTCGGTTTCCCTGCGAGAGCGTTGAGAGGAGGTATGTTCATGGTCAAGAGAACCGGTCCTACTGACATCAACCTGAGAAGGCTCATTCGGGCACTCAGGAAGAAGTCGAACGAGGAAGGAGTTAAGATTTGGAAGGACATCGCCTGGCGCCTTGAGAGGCCGAGGAGGCAGAGGGCCGAAGTTAACGTCAGCAAGATAAACCGCTACACCAAAGAGGGCGACACCGTCATCGTTCCGGGAAGCGTCCTCGGTGCAGGAAGGCTTGAGCACAAGGTCACCGTTGCCGCCTGGAAGTTCAGCGAGACCGCCAGGAAGAAGATTGTCGAGGCCGGTGGCGAGGCCATCACCATCGAGGAGCTTATGGAGAGAAACCCGAAGGGTAGTGGAGTAATCATAATGGAGTGATGGGCCATGAGGATTATTAACGCTGAAGGACTCATACTCGGAAGGCTCGCCTCGAAGGTTGCCAAGATGCTCCTCGAGGGCGAAGAGGTCGTCATAGTCAACGCCGAGAAGGCCGTCATCACCGGAAACCGTGAGGACATCTTCGCCAAGTACAAGCAGAGGACCGAGCTCAGAACCAGGACCAACCCGAGGAGGGGTCCGTTCTACCCGAAGAGGAGCGACGAGATAGTCAGGAGAACCGTCAGGGGCATGCTCCCCTGGAAGACCGACCGCGGAAGGAAGGCCTTCAAGAGGCTTAAGGTCTACGTCGGCGTTCCCAAGGAGTTCGAGGGCAAGGAGCTTGAGACCATAAGCGAGGCCCACATGTCGAGGCTTGCCACGCCGAAGTACGTCACCGTTGGTGAAGTGGCTAAGTTCCTCGGTGGAAAGTTCTGAGGTGAGAAAGATGAGGGTCATCCAGACTGCTGGAAAGAGGAAAACCGCTATAGCGAGGGCCACCATAAGGGAAGGAAAGGGAAGGGTGAGAATCAACCACAAGCCCGTCGAGATAATCGAGCCCGAGATAGCGCGCTTCACCATCATGGAGCCGCTCATCCTTGCTGGTGAGGAGATTGTGGGCAAGGTTGACATCGACGTCAAGGTCGAGGGCGGAGGCTTCATGGGCCAGGCCGAGGCCGCGCGCGTCGCCATAGCCAGGGCCCTCGTTGAGTGGACCAACGACATGAACCTGAAGGAAAAGTTTATGAAGTACGACAGGACTATGCTCGTTGGCGACAGCAGGAGGACCGAGCCCCACAAGCCCAATCGCTCCACCAAGGGCCCAAGGGCCAAGAGGCAGAAGTCCTACCGTTGAACTCTCTCCCTTTAACAATTTGGGGTGTATGAAAGATGATAGTCCCCGTCAGGTGCTTCACCTGCGGAAAGGTGCTGGCCGACAAGTACTACGAGTTCAAGAAGAGGGTTGAGGCTGGGGAAGACCCCGCCAAGGTCCTCGACGACCTCGGCGTCGAGAGGTACTGCTGCAGGAGAACGCTCCTCAGCCACGTGGAGCTCATCGACCAGGTAATGGTGTATAGAGTCTACTAAAAAACCGCAATTCTGGGCGGGGCCGTGGGGTAGCTTGGTCTATCCTCCCGGCTTGGGGTGCCGGAGACCCGGGTTCAAATCCCGGCGGCCCCACCAACATTTAATCTCACTGAAAAAACCTCTCTTGAAGGTATGGAAGAAGGGGTGGTAGAGTATGTTCCAGTACACCCGCTTTGAGAAGGCCCGTATCATCGGTGCGAGAGCGCTGCAGATAGCCATGGGAGCTCCCGTGCTGATAGACGTTCCCGAGGGAATAACTCCCCTCCAGGCGGCCCTCATGGAGTTTGAGAAGGGAATAATCCCGCTCACCGTAATAAGGCCGAGCTGATGAAAGATGACGGTGATAGAGAACGTAATCGGCAGGGTTGCTGTCCTCAAGGGGGGCAAGTATTCGGTTGAGGTGGACGTCATAACCAGCTCGGGCTTTGGGCGGTTTGCCTCACCGATAGACGAGAACCCGAGCCTCTACATAGCCGAGGCACACAGGGCTGTGAGCGAGGTTGACGAGATTATCGGGCCCGAGCTGATAGGGTTCGACGCCACCGAGCAGGAGTTAATAGACAGCTACCTGTGGGAGATAGACGGGACCGAGAACTTCGGTCACATTGGAGCAAACACCGCGCTGGCGGTTTCGATAGCGACTGCAAAGGCCGCCGCCAGCGAGAAGAACCTCCCCCTCTACAGCTACCTCGGGGGAACCTTCACCACCGAGTTGCCAGTTCCAATCCTCGAGCTCGGTCGCGGTGAGGAGTTCGACTACTACGTCATGGTTCGCGACTTGATGGAGATTACCGACGTCGTTGACGCATTCAACAGCGTCCTTGAGAACGTTGAGGGCAACACCGTTGAGGCCTACTCGAAGGCCACCGAAAAGGCCACTGACGAGCTCGGCCTTGAGGTTGCCCTCGGGCTCGTCCAGAAAAAGGAGCTCGACATGGAAACTGTCCTCTCAACGGTCGAGGACAACAACGTCGCCTACATAAAGCCCATCGGAAGTGAGGAGCTCTTCCTTGAGCTCATAGCTGGGACTCATGGCGTCTTCGTTGATGGAGAATACCTCTTCCGCGAGAAGGACATACTCGACAGGCGCTACTACAACGCGCTGTCCATAAAGCCCATAAACCTGGGTACGCTCACCGACTTATACAACCTTATAAATGACGCCAAGTCGGAGAGAATAGTCCCAATCCTCTCGGAGGCTCGCTACGAGTCCTCCGATGAGGCCCTCGCCCACCTCGCGGTGGGCTTCCGTTGCCCGGCGATGGTACTCCACTCAAACTCCATCGCCAGGCTTAACGAGCTGATAAGAATAGCCGAAGATTTGGGTGAAAGGGGTAGGATAATAACCTTTGAAGGATGAGGAGGTGTGAAGGAAATGGAGGAGTATCTCGTTCCACTCGACCAGTATCTGGCAGCGGGTGTCCACATCGGCACCCAGCAGAAGACCCAGGACATGAAGAAGTTTATCTACCGCGTCAGGCAGGACGGCCTCTACGTCCTCGACGTTAGGAAGACCGATGAGAGGCTCCGCGTTGCCGGCAAGTTCCTTGCCAAGTTCGACCCGGAGAGCATCCTCGCCGTTAGCGTCAGGCTCTACGGCCAGAAGCCGGTTAAGAAGTTCGGCGAGGTTACCGGTGCAAAGGCGATCCCCGGCCGTTTCCTTCCCGGAACCATGACCAACCCGCAGGTCAAGAACTTCTTCGAGCCCGACGTC encodes the following:
- the rpsB gene encoding 30S ribosomal protein S2, translated to MEEYLVPLDQYLAAGVHIGTQQKTQDMKKFIYRVRQDGLYVLDVRKTDERLRVAGKFLAKFDPESILAVSVRLYGQKPVKKFGEVTGAKAIPGRFLPGTMTNPQVKNFFEPDVIIVTDPRADHQAMKEAVEIGIPIVALVDTENFLSYVDVAIPTNNKGRKALALIYWILAREILYNRKEIESREDFKIPVEDFEMRIVRT
- a CDS encoding DNA-directed RNA polymerase subunit D, with protein sequence MEPKFEILEKREDSIKFIVRGIDVAFANALRRTILAEVPTFAVDEVEFFENDSALFDEIIAHRLAMVPLTTPVERFSLDSLELDDYTVTLSLEIEGPGMVYSGDLKSSDEGVKPANPNIPIVKLAEGQRLTLNAYARLGRGKDHAKWQPGFVYYKYLTKIHVSKEVPDWGELKELAERRGLPVEETEDELVITTTKAFYLPRKFEAYEGDKIREEIVPGAFVFTVETNGELPVEEIVSIALKILMRKSDRFINELHKLAD
- a CDS encoding class I SAM-dependent methyltransferase, translating into MSHYYSEEPNVPLKTKTIEVCLRGYCFKFITASGVFSFGKLDRGTELLIENMVLDRNWRVLDLGCGYGAIGIVASRFVDYVVMTDVNRRAVSIARKNLKINGVRNAEVRWGSLYEPVKGEKFEAIITNPPVHAGKDVLREIVINAPRHLNDGGLLQLVIKTKQGAKYIKALMEETFTEVRELAKGSGYRVYAGIA
- a CDS encoding 30S ribosomal protein S13, translating into MTENFRHIVRVAGVDLDGHKQLRWALTGIKGIGINFATMVLRVAGLDPYMKAGYLTDEQVKLIEKILEDPVAHGIPAWAVNRPKDYETGKDMHLITAKLVMAWREDVNRLRRIRAYRGIRHELGLPVRGQRTRSNFRHGTTVGVSRRKK
- a CDS encoding DNA-directed RNA polymerase subunit K; the protein is MFQYTRFEKARIIGARALQIAMGAPVLIDVPEGITPLQAALMEFEKGIIPLTVIRPS
- a CDS encoding DNA-directed RNA polymerase subunit N, whose protein sequence is MIVPVRCFTCGKVLADKYYEFKKRVEAGEDPAKVLDDLGVERYCCRRTLLSHVELIDQVMVYRVY
- a CDS encoding ABC transporter permease; the encoded protein is MRALVKHELQEPTKLSVLLLFSVLISAAYKAFLIGYKSSFSSTYPHFHLHRVFVEMGHSNMTFYLFATLMASSIVGISTRTERDTGVALSIYALPYSRKAILTAKFFSNFLLIFVYSLALHVVVFVLHFSGTLEGVLNALREGIPFVIIFYIIVTFYVVSLSSFVAISSPNTYVAIMVSFLALYFPVLANIKWLMPALTEWWEAGLSTYATSFKTLIFLSTVLFIAYIIIGERRDVR
- a CDS encoding ABC transporter ATP-binding protein, which produces MIIEAKNLQKRFGPIVALDDVNIKVLKGLTLLLGPNGGGKSTFMKLALGLYKPTRGEIKLLGRNPWKDANVRKNVGASFDPPALPKFVSGREWLSFLAEGKGVDAEEEIAKVSEMFNLEAFLNRRIDRYSSGMLKRLSIAQAFIGNPRVVFLDEPLANIDFDSVAQIVSVIAQEKEKGTSFVVISHIWEPLLPLADYAVVLSAGRVYLAGRVGDVKEGLENLFKSSNFSIRHFSKSPGSDL
- the rplM gene encoding 50S ribosomal protein L13, which produces MRIINAEGLILGRLASKVAKMLLEGEEVVIVNAEKAVITGNREDIFAKYKQRTELRTRTNPRRGPFYPKRSDEIVRRTVRGMLPWKTDRGRKAFKRLKVYVGVPKEFEGKELETISEAHMSRLATPKYVTVGEVAKFLGGKF
- a CDS encoding 50S ribosomal protein L18e; the protein is MVKRTGPTDINLRRLIRALRKKSNEEGVKIWKDIAWRLERPRRQRAEVNVSKINRYTKEGDTVIVPGSVLGAGRLEHKVTVAAWKFSETARKKIVEAGGEAITIEELMERNPKGSGVIIME
- a CDS encoding 30S ribosomal protein S9 — encoded protein: MRVIQTAGKRKTAIARATIREGKGRVRINHKPVEIIEPEIARFTIMEPLILAGEEIVGKVDIDVKVEGGGFMGQAEAARVAIARALVEWTNDMNLKEKFMKYDRTMLVGDSRRTEPHKPNRSTKGPRAKRQKSYR
- a CDS encoding 30S ribosomal protein S4, yielding MGDPKRQRKKYETPSHPWIKERLDRERVLKRKYALKNKKELWRHETQLKEFRRRARRLLAARGKQAEIERQQLLQRLHRLGLLPADAVLDDVLSLTVEDVLERRLQTIVYKKGLARTIKQARQLIVHGHIEVNGQIIRSPGYLVLREEEDTITYAKNSPFAKESHPERVVIEQAKQGGEA
- a CDS encoding 30S ribosomal protein S11: MSEEQTQQVSLKKKEKWGVAHIYSSYNNTIIHITDITGAETVSRWSGGMVVKADRDEPSPYAAMIAARRAAEEAMEKGFVGVHIKVRAPGGSKSKSPGPGAQAAIRALARAGLKIGRVEDVTPIPHDGTRPKGGRRGRRV